The following proteins come from a genomic window of Sphingobium cloacae:
- a CDS encoding TonB-dependent receptor domain-containing protein, producing the protein MVRKADVLFVTALAIAAATPARAADRQSIDLAPGRLGEAAIALGRQTGASIGMSDQSLAGIATPAVRGRMSAEAALKRLLKGSDASIRRIDGRTFRIVRASHPLRSKPAPPATRPDTFAPAPPPAEIVVTASKRDVPLLRYAGMVDMVDGGLFGSGEAAGGSAALLSRVASLSSTHAGSGRNKLFIRAIADSGVAGPTQATTGQYLGDMRLNYAAPDPDLRLYDMRGVEVLEGPQGTLYGAGSLGGIVRMIPNPPNLGEAGGQVSAGASATQHGDPGGDLSAVVNLPIVPEKIALRVVGYGVQEGGTIDDRLRDRDDVNRTRIYGARAALRLAPDDDWTIDLSGLYQRIDGRDAQYATRDAGRLTRDSSVAQPYHSDYLLLNARVEKQWDDLRFVSSTGYVRNILAESYDATQPGGPPALFRQRNKVEIFSTENRLVRDLDNGLGWILGASYLESTSDIRRSLTSFGMAAFQPEIIPGVPMLGRGMAATATGVRNRIKEATIFAEASFEPVEGLIATLGGRLTNSRLSGEANDPISLLAAADIAYAEAQADRSETIFLPSASLLSDALPGITLYVRFQQGFRPGGLAMDDQRIERFRNDRVSTLEAGFRKGVAGRDPVAISANVAWTDWRDIQADVTDRIGLPSTANIGDGRIYTVEGRVVLRPVAKLTIDGSLIYNDSRLDQPAQFLRALSYEGRKLSLPNVADISGRLAVDYRAPLGDLLSLRLSASARYVGKSRLGVGPILGREQGDYVDTALSASLIRGPVQWSLSLTNLFDSDGNRFSLGTPFDLRTDYYTPLRPRTVRIGVDFAF; encoded by the coding sequence ATGGTCCGCAAAGCTGACGTCCTTTTCGTCACCGCCCTCGCCATAGCGGCCGCAACGCCCGCGCGGGCGGCGGACAGACAGAGCATCGACCTCGCCCCCGGCAGGCTGGGCGAGGCGGCGATCGCGCTCGGCCGTCAGACAGGGGCCAGCATCGGCATGTCGGACCAGTCGCTCGCGGGCATTGCTACCCCCGCCGTGCGCGGCCGCATGTCGGCGGAGGCGGCCTTGAAGCGCCTGCTGAAGGGCAGCGACGCGTCCATCCGGCGGATCGACGGGCGGACATTCCGCATCGTGCGCGCCTCTCATCCCCTCCGCTCCAAACCCGCGCCGCCCGCAACCCGCCCTGACACATTCGCCCCCGCTCCTCCCCCGGCGGAGATCGTCGTCACCGCGTCCAAGCGCGACGTGCCCCTGCTGCGCTATGCGGGCATGGTGGACATGGTGGACGGCGGCCTGTTCGGCAGCGGCGAAGCGGCGGGCGGATCGGCGGCGCTGCTCTCCCGCGTGGCGAGCCTCAGTTCCACCCATGCCGGATCGGGCCGCAACAAGCTGTTCATCCGCGCCATCGCGGATTCGGGCGTGGCGGGACCGACGCAGGCGACGACGGGGCAATATCTGGGCGACATGCGCCTCAACTATGCCGCGCCCGACCCGGACCTGCGCCTCTACGACATGCGCGGCGTGGAGGTGCTGGAAGGACCGCAGGGCACACTCTACGGCGCGGGATCGCTGGGCGGCATCGTCCGCATGATCCCCAATCCGCCCAATCTGGGGGAAGCGGGCGGGCAGGTTTCGGCGGGAGCCTCCGCCACGCAGCATGGCGATCCCGGAGGCGACCTGTCCGCCGTGGTGAACCTGCCCATCGTGCCGGAAAAGATCGCCCTGCGCGTCGTCGGCTATGGCGTGCAGGAGGGCGGCACCATCGATGATCGGCTGCGGGACCGCGATGACGTGAACCGCACGCGCATCTACGGCGCGCGCGCGGCCCTGCGCCTTGCGCCCGACGATGACTGGACCATCGACCTCAGCGGCCTTTATCAGCGGATCGATGGCCGCGACGCCCAATATGCGACCCGCGACGCCGGGCGGCTGACGCGGGATTCCAGCGTCGCCCAGCCCTATCATTCCGACTATCTGCTGCTGAACGCGCGGGTCGAAAAGCAGTGGGACGACCTGCGCTTCGTGTCGTCCACCGGCTATGTCCGCAACATCCTCGCCGAAAGCTACGACGCGACCCAGCCCGGCGGCCCGCCCGCCCTGTTCCGCCAGAGGAACAAAGTGGAGATCTTCTCGACCGAAAACCGGCTGGTGCGCGATCTGGACAATGGCCTGGGCTGGATATTGGGCGCCTCCTATCTGGAAAGCACGTCGGACATCCGCCGCTCGCTGACCTCCTTTGGCATGGCCGCCTTCCAGCCGGAGATCATTCCCGGCGTCCCCATGCTGGGCCGGGGCATGGCCGCCACCGCGACGGGCGTGCGCAACCGGATCAAGGAAGCCACGATCTTCGCCGAAGCATCGTTCGAGCCGGTCGAGGGACTCATCGCCACGCTGGGCGGGCGGCTGACCAACAGCCGCCTGTCGGGGGAGGCGAACGATCCCATCTCCCTGCTCGCCGCCGCCGACATCGCCTATGCCGAAGCGCAGGCCGATCGCAGCGAAACCATCTTCCTCCCCTCCGCCTCGCTGCTGTCGGACGCCCTGCCGGGCATAACGCTCTACGTCCGCTTCCAGCAGGGATTCCGCCCCGGCGGCCTCGCCATGGACGACCAGCGCATCGAACGCTTCCGCAACGACCGCGTGTCGACGCTGGAGGCGGGTTTCCGCAAGGGCGTGGCGGGCCGCGATCCCGTCGCGATCTCCGCCAATGTCGCCTGGACCGACTGGCGCGACATCCAAGCGGACGTGACCGACCGCATCGGCCTCCCCTCCACCGCCAATATCGGGGACGGGCGCATCTACACGGTCGAGGGCCGCGTCGTGCTGCGCCCCGTGGCAAAGCTCACCATCGACGGCAGCCTCATCTACAATGACAGCCGCCTCGACCAGCCCGCCCAGTTCCTGCGGGCGCTCAGCTATGAAGGACGAAAGCTCTCCTTGCCCAATGTCGCGGACATATCCGGGCGGCTGGCGGTCGACTATCGCGCGCCTCTCGGCGACCTGCTGTCGCTCCGCCTGTCGGCCTCGGCGCGCTATGTCGGCAAGTCGCGCCTCGGCGTCGGCCCGATCCTGGGCCGCGAGCAGGGCGATTATGTCGACACCGCCCTCTCCGCCAGCCTGATACGCGGCCCGGTGCAATGGTCCCTGTCCCTCACCAACCTGTTCGACAGCGACGGCAACCGCTTTTCGCTGGGCACGCCCTTCGATCTGCGGACGGATTATTATACGCCCCTGCGCCCGCGCACCGTTCGGATCGGCGTCGATTTCGCCTTCTGA
- a CDS encoding autotransporter outer membrane beta-barrel domain-containing protein — translation MRHLLACTAISPVLAALAAAPAFAETKIDSSTTKAVRTSTAANGAADDITVTSNGSIALTSGAAITLDSNNKVANAGKLTIDDASNVTGILVTPGTTGAIANSGTITLTEDYTAKDADNDGDLDGPFAKGTNKKGIWVQSGAAHSGAIDHSGTITVEGNQSSGIRIDAPLNGNLSTSGTISMVGDDSYGVLANDVTGNVTLRGTTTVQGANSVGAALLGDVDGAVKIQGSITSTGYRSTSRPADTSKLDADDLLQGGSAVRIAGDVTGGIIFDVPPVRKDTDDKDDTDIDDDGLTDSTEGSASIVTYGSAAAVQIGAEDRDTSIGAVAAESSGYGLIVKGSIGGNGVYDGVDGNGLVIGGLGGDVTVTKGVLVAGTVSAVSHDSNATALRLGSGAAADKLEISGTVGASGSSKDGTSARAIAIDAGAKAGTIAVSGAVQAVAGSNEKGTAIAIVDSSGTVSSLTNTGKISATGAKAGSNIAIDLSANTSGVTVGQSLASETANAPSIVGDVRLGSGNDAMTVSAGSVAGNISMGAGDDSLALSGTASHKGNIAFGAGTGTLSLADKATVTGDVDFAGQGSSMTLSGTSSFTGKLVGSGQTALVLNGGALNATNTGSVALASLQAGSGSVIGVTIDSANGTHTVYDVAGAASFAEGSQVKATMTNVKGAAGDYVIVRAGSLAGTPSLSGATLLPYMFKGSVASNTGTGEVTLSVGAKSVTELGLSGSQARAYSAIFNALDNDSAVANAYLGIMDGDTLKATLQQMLPDHAGGTFEAVTAGSRATARILSDPGGIYRTKDGRLGFWLQQVAFGSSKSVGNTASYDINGWGASAGVEYLTGIGAFGGSFAYIHGNDSKGGSNLAVDSDQFELAAHWRGDFGPIQAFARVSAAHIDFNGTRHFASGTVSRTAEGDWSGKLYSATAGISYEKRMGRLSLRPAAGIDYYRLKEKGYAENGGGDAFNLTVLGRTSDELTANGTVTAGYDFGSLDPRDGWVRFELEGGRRQIIGGSLGDTVAYFKGGQQFTLVADERTNGWTGRARLIGGNDSFRVGGEFSAEEQQSHVAIAFRATVNFVL, via the coding sequence ATGCGACATCTCTTGGCCTGCACGGCCATCTCGCCCGTTCTGGCGGCCCTTGCGGCCGCGCCCGCCTTCGCGGAGACCAAGATCGATTCCAGCACCACCAAGGCGGTCAGGACATCCACCGCCGCCAATGGCGCGGCGGACGACATCACCGTCACCTCCAACGGTTCCATCGCGCTCACCAGCGGCGCCGCCATCACGCTGGACAGCAACAACAAGGTCGCCAACGCCGGCAAGCTGACGATCGACGACGCCAGCAACGTGACCGGCATCCTGGTGACGCCCGGCACGACCGGCGCCATCGCCAACAGCGGCACCATCACCCTGACGGAGGATTACACCGCCAAGGACGCCGACAATGACGGCGACCTTGACGGCCCCTTCGCCAAGGGCACGAACAAGAAGGGCATCTGGGTCCAGTCCGGCGCGGCTCATTCCGGCGCCATCGATCACAGCGGCACCATCACCGTCGAAGGCAACCAGTCGTCGGGCATCCGCATCGACGCGCCGCTGAACGGCAACCTGTCCACCAGCGGCACCATCTCCATGGTGGGCGACGACAGCTATGGCGTGCTGGCCAACGACGTGACCGGCAATGTCACGCTGCGGGGCACGACCACCGTGCAGGGCGCGAACAGCGTGGGCGCGGCGCTGCTGGGCGATGTCGACGGCGCGGTCAAGATCCAGGGGAGCATCACCAGCACCGGCTATCGCTCCACCAGCCGTCCCGCCGACACCAGCAAGCTCGACGCCGACGACCTCCTGCAAGGCGGATCGGCGGTCCGCATCGCGGGCGACGTGACCGGCGGCATCATCTTCGACGTCCCGCCCGTCCGCAAGGATACGGACGACAAGGACGACACCGACATCGACGACGATGGCCTGACCGACAGCACCGAAGGCAGCGCCTCCATCGTCACCTATGGTTCGGCCGCCGCCGTCCAGATCGGCGCGGAAGACCGCGACACCAGCATCGGCGCGGTCGCCGCCGAAAGCTCCGGCTATGGCCTGATCGTCAAGGGATCGATCGGCGGCAACGGCGTCTATGACGGCGTGGACGGCAACGGGCTCGTGATCGGCGGGCTTGGCGGCGATGTCACCGTGACCAAGGGCGTGCTGGTCGCCGGCACGGTTTCCGCCGTCTCCCATGACAGCAACGCCACGGCGCTGCGCCTGGGTTCGGGCGCCGCCGCCGACAAGCTGGAGATTTCCGGCACGGTCGGCGCCAGCGGCTCCAGCAAGGACGGCACCTCCGCCCGCGCCATCGCGATCGATGCGGGCGCGAAGGCCGGCACCATCGCCGTCAGCGGCGCGGTGCAGGCCGTCGCGGGCAGCAATGAAAAAGGCACGGCCATCGCCATCGTCGATTCCTCCGGCACCGTCTCCTCGCTCACCAACACCGGCAAGATCAGCGCGACCGGGGCCAAGGCGGGATCGAACATCGCCATCGACCTCAGCGCCAACACGTCCGGCGTGACGGTCGGCCAGTCGCTCGCGTCGGAAACGGCGAACGCGCCGTCCATCGTGGGCGATGTCCGTCTCGGGTCGGGCAATGACGCCATGACCGTCTCGGCCGGATCGGTCGCGGGCAATATCAGCATGGGCGCGGGCGATGACAGCCTCGCCTTGTCCGGCACCGCCAGCCACAAGGGCAATATCGCCTTCGGCGCGGGAACCGGGACGCTCTCCCTCGCCGACAAGGCGACCGTGACGGGCGATGTCGATTTCGCGGGCCAGGGCAGCAGCATGACCCTCTCCGGCACGTCCAGCTTCACCGGCAAGCTCGTGGGCAGCGGCCAGACGGCGCTGGTGCTGAACGGCGGCGCGCTGAACGCCACCAATACGGGATCGGTGGCGCTGGCCTCGCTTCAGGCCGGGTCCGGCTCCGTCATCGGCGTCACCATCGACAGCGCGAACGGCACCCACACCGTCTATGACGTGGCGGGCGCCGCCAGCTTCGCCGAAGGATCGCAGGTCAAGGCGACGATGACCAACGTCAAGGGCGCGGCGGGCGATTATGTCATCGTCCGCGCCGGTTCGCTCGCCGGCACGCCCTCGCTCTCCGGCGCCACGCTGCTCCCCTATATGTTCAAGGGCAGCGTGGCGTCCAACACCGGCACCGGCGAAGTCACCCTGTCCGTCGGGGCGAAGAGCGTCACGGAACTCGGCCTTTCCGGATCGCAGGCGCGGGCCTATAGCGCGATCTTCAACGCGCTCGACAATGACAGCGCCGTCGCGAACGCCTATCTGGGGATCATGGACGGCGATACGCTGAAGGCCACCCTGCAACAGATGCTGCCCGACCATGCGGGCGGCACCTTCGAAGCGGTCACCGCCGGCTCCCGCGCCACCGCGCGCATCCTGTCCGATCCGGGCGGCATCTACCGCACGAAGGACGGACGGCTGGGCTTCTGGCTGCAACAGGTCGCGTTCGGCAGCTCGAAAAGCGTGGGCAACACCGCTTCCTACGACATCAACGGCTGGGGCGCGAGCGCGGGCGTCGAATATCTGACCGGCATCGGCGCGTTCGGCGGCTCCTTCGCCTATATCCACGGCAATGATTCCAAGGGCGGCAGCAATCTCGCCGTCGATTCCGACCAGTTCGAGCTGGCGGCGCACTGGCGCGGCGATTTCGGCCCGATCCAGGCCTTCGCCCGCGTGTCGGCCGCGCATATCGACTTCAACGGCACGCGGCATTTCGCCAGCGGGACCGTCAGCCGCACCGCCGAAGGCGACTGGTCGGGCAAGCTCTATTCCGCCACGGCGGGCATCTCTTACGAAAAGCGGATGGGCCGCCTGTCGCTGCGCCCGGCGGCGGGGATCGACTATTACCGCCTCAAGGAAAAGGGCTATGCCGAAAATGGCGGCGGCGATGCCTTCAACCTCACCGTGCTGGGCCGCACCAGCGACGAGTTGACCGCGAACGGCACCGTCACGGCGGGCTATGATTTCGGCAGCCTCGATCCGCGGGATGGCTGGGTCCGCTTCGAACTGGAAGGCGGGCGCCGCCAGATCATCGGCGGATCGCTCGGCGACACCGTGGCCTATTTCAAGGGCGGCCAGCAATTCACGCTGGTCGCGGACGAACGCACCAACGGCTGGACCGGGCGCGCGCGCCTGATCGGCGGCAATGACAGCTTCCGCGTCGGCGGGGAATTCAGCGCCGAGGAACAGCAAAGCCATGTCGCCATCGCATTTCGCGCGACGGTAAACTTCGTCCTGTGA
- the gatB gene encoding Asp-tRNA(Asn)/Glu-tRNA(Gln) amidotransferase subunit GatB, whose product MTEAAYRIQGATGEWEVVIGLEVHAQVTSKAKLFSGAATAFGAEPNTQVSLVDAAMPGMLPVPNRECIRQAVRTGMAINARINKWSRFDRKNYFYADLPQGYQISQLYHPLVGEGEIEINLDEKNPDAETKVIGIERIHVEQDAGKLMHDQHPTSSYVDLNRSGVALMEIVSKPDMRSPAEAGAYLSKLRTILRYVGSCDGNMDQGSMRADVNVSVRKPGEEFGTRTETKNVNSVRFVMAVVEYEASRQVDVLEAGGKVVQETRLYDPDKNETRSMRSKEDAHDYRYFPDPDLLPLELDDAFLEECRQSLPELPDAKRLRYEKDLGLSAYNAAVLTAEADTARWFEALLAEGARIQKKSESEVAKASANWLLSELYGALNRLGRSLEDSPVTPEDGAELLALVADGTISGTIAKQVFEIMLETGGKPGAIVEEKGLKQTSDTGAIEAAVARVLADNADKVEQYKGGKEALFGFFVGQTMKAMQGKANPQVVNELLKKALS is encoded by the coding sequence ATGACCGAGGCAGCATATCGCATCCAGGGCGCAACCGGCGAGTGGGAGGTCGTGATCGGCCTGGAAGTCCACGCGCAGGTGACGAGCAAGGCGAAGCTCTTTTCCGGGGCGGCGACCGCTTTCGGGGCGGAGCCCAATACGCAGGTGTCGCTGGTCGACGCGGCGATGCCGGGCATGTTGCCCGTGCCCAACCGCGAATGCATCCGGCAGGCGGTGCGGACCGGCATGGCGATCAATGCGCGGATCAACAAATGGTCGCGCTTCGACCGCAAGAATTATTTCTACGCCGATCTGCCGCAGGGCTACCAGATCAGCCAGCTATATCACCCGCTGGTGGGCGAGGGGGAGATCGAGATCAATCTCGACGAGAAGAACCCCGACGCCGAAACCAAGGTGATCGGGATCGAGCGCATCCATGTCGAGCAGGACGCGGGCAAGCTGATGCATGACCAGCATCCGACAAGCTCCTATGTCGACCTCAACCGGTCGGGCGTGGCGCTGATGGAGATCGTGTCGAAGCCGGACATGCGTTCTCCCGCCGAAGCAGGTGCTTATCTGTCGAAGCTGAGGACGATCCTGCGCTATGTGGGATCGTGCGACGGCAATATGGATCAGGGCTCCATGCGCGCGGACGTCAATGTTTCGGTGCGCAAGCCGGGCGAGGAATTCGGGACGCGGACCGAGACGAAGAACGTCAACTCCGTGCGCTTCGTCATGGCGGTGGTGGAATATGAAGCCAGCCGTCAGGTCGATGTGCTGGAAGCGGGCGGCAAGGTGGTGCAGGAAACGCGCCTCTATGATCCCGACAAGAATGAGACGCGCTCCATGCGGTCGAAGGAAGACGCGCATGACTATCGCTATTTCCCCGACCCGGACCTCTTGCCGCTGGAACTGGACGACGCCTTCCTGGAGGAATGCCGCCAGTCGCTGCCCGAACTGCCGGACGCCAAGCGGCTGCGCTATGAGAAGGATCTGGGCCTTTCCGCCTATAATGCGGCGGTGCTGACGGCGGAGGCGGACACCGCGCGCTGGTTCGAGGCATTGCTGGCCGAAGGCGCGCGCATCCAGAAGAAGAGCGAAAGCGAAGTCGCCAAGGCTTCGGCCAACTGGCTGCTGTCGGAACTTTACGGGGCGCTCAACCGGCTGGGCCGCTCGCTGGAGGACAGCCCGGTGACGCCCGAGGACGGCGCGGAACTGCTGGCGCTGGTCGCGGACGGCACGATTTCGGGCACCATCGCCAAGCAGGTGTTCGAGATCATGCTCGAAACCGGCGGCAAGCCCGGTGCGATCGTCGAGGAAAAGGGCCTCAAGCAGACGTCCGACACGGGCGCGATCGAGGCGGCTGTCGCCAGGGTGCTGGCCGATAATGCCGACAAGGTGGAGCAGTATAAGGGCGGCAAGGAAGCGCTGTTCGGCTTTTTCGTGGGGCAGACCATGAAGGCCATGCAGGGCAAGGCCAATCCGCAGGTGGTGAACGAACTGCTGAAGAAGGCGCTGAGCTGA